One genomic region from Syntrophorhabdaceae bacterium encodes:
- a CDS encoding ABC transporter permease: protein MREMLRRIKHMVIKEFIQIFRDRKMKPIIFVTPVIQLIVFGYAVTMDVTNIRMAVFDLDKTSVTREIARRFEASGYFRIDHFPGSDSEVRTLLDKGDATVALHFDRGFTSDLQAQRKVSLQILLDGTDSNTALVAAGYANGIVSRYSRDIAMKTAYRAKGSLDVRPRAWYNADLKSKNYNVPGVIAIMVLVVCLLLTSMAIVREREIGTMEQLMVTPIRPAELILGKTIPFAIIGFFDMFLVTLVGVIWFEVPIRGSIPLLVLATAVYLLSVLGFGLFISTISRTQQQAMMATFLFFAPAVLLSGLMFPIENMPAAVQFVTYLNPLRYFLVIIRGIFLKGSGMSILWPQFLALFILGASVVAASSLRFRKRLG, encoded by the coding sequence ATGAGAGAAATGCTGCGGCGCATCAAACACATGGTGATCAAGGAGTTCATCCAGATCTTCCGGGACAGGAAGATGAAACCCATCATCTTCGTCACACCCGTTATCCAGCTCATTGTTTTCGGCTATGCCGTGACAATGGATGTCACCAACATCAGGATGGCCGTCTTTGACCTGGACAAGACATCGGTAACGCGCGAGATCGCAAGGCGCTTCGAGGCATCGGGATATTTCAGGATCGATCATTTCCCGGGGTCGGATTCAGAGGTCAGGACCCTTCTCGATAAGGGAGATGCCACGGTGGCGCTCCATTTTGACCGCGGATTCACATCCGATCTTCAGGCGCAAAGGAAGGTGTCCCTGCAGATACTCCTTGACGGTACGGATTCCAATACGGCCCTTGTTGCGGCGGGATATGCAAACGGCATTGTTTCCCGGTACAGCCGTGACATTGCGATGAAAACGGCCTACCGGGCGAAGGGCTCCCTGGATGTGCGGCCGCGCGCATGGTACAATGCGGACCTCAAGAGCAAGAATTACAACGTGCCCGGGGTCATCGCCATCATGGTCCTTGTCGTCTGCCTGCTGCTGACATCCATGGCCATCGTCCGGGAGCGCGAGATAGGCACCATGGAACAGCTTATGGTCACACCCATACGCCCCGCCGAACTCATTCTCGGCAAGACCATCCCCTTCGCCATCATCGGCTTCTTCGACATGTTCCTCGTCACCCTTGTCGGGGTCATCTGGTTCGAGGTGCCCATAAGGGGCTCCATCCCCCTTCTCGTCCTTGCCACCGCGGTATATCTTCTTTCCGTTTTGGGCTTCGGTCTTTTCATCTCCACCATTTCCCGGACACAACAGCAGGCGATGATGGCGACATTCCTTTTCTTCGCCCCCGCCGTTCTCCTCTCGGGTCTCATGTTCCCCATAGAGAACATGCCCGCAGCCGTTCAGTTCGTCACCTATCTCAATCCGCTCCGATACTTTCTCGTCATTATCCGGGGCATCTTCCTGAAGGGCAGCGGCATGTCCATCCTCTGGCCCCAGTTCCTGGCGCTTTTCATCCTTGGTGCGTCGGTCGTAGCCGCAAGCTCACTGAGGTTCAGGAAGCGTTTGGGCTAA
- a CDS encoding ABC transporter ATP-binding protein → MTQALLQTLPPGDTAVAVTGLTRTFGDFRAVDNIDLAVAKGEIFGFLGPNGAGKSTTIRMLCGLLLPSAGAGAVGGFDIMRESEEIKKHIGYMSQRFSLYDDLTIEENIDFFSGIYGVPDERKKERKEWVLEMAGIGGKRKAITRTMASGFKQRLALGCAVIHEPSIIFLDEPTSGVDPISRRRFWDLIYEMSSRGTTVFVTTHYLDEAEYCDRLALIYRGRIIAGGRPDVMKKEHMHKQILEVSVADIVEALDVLGRGGFDVALFGSVIHATVDDSETATAAIRSSLSGASIAVSNITTVRPSLEDVFVSLIEAS, encoded by the coding sequence ATGACACAGGCATTGCTGCAAACTCTGCCGCCCGGGGACACCGCAGTCGCCGTCACGGGCCTCACGAGGACCTTCGGCGATTTCCGTGCCGTCGACAACATCGATCTCGCTGTTGCAAAAGGCGAGATCTTCGGATTCCTCGGGCCCAACGGCGCCGGTAAATCGACAACGATCCGCATGCTCTGCGGCCTCCTCCTTCCTTCCGCCGGCGCCGGCGCCGTCGGCGGTTTCGACATCATGAGGGAATCGGAGGAGATCAAGAAGCATATCGGCTACATGTCTCAGCGATTTTCCCTCTACGACGATCTGACTATAGAGGAGAACATCGATTTCTTCAGCGGCATTTACGGCGTCCCAGACGAAAGAAAGAAGGAGCGCAAGGAATGGGTCCTCGAAATGGCGGGCATAGGGGGAAAACGCAAGGCCATCACACGTACCATGGCAAGCGGGTTCAAACAGCGCCTGGCATTGGGATGCGCCGTGATCCACGAGCCGTCCATCATCTTCCTCGATGAGCCCACATCCGGCGTGGACCCCATTTCCCGGCGCAGGTTCTGGGACCTCATCTACGAAATGTCCTCCCGGGGAACAACGGTCTTCGTGACCACCCATTACCTCGACGAAGCCGAATACTGCGACCGCCTGGCCCTCATCTACCGGGGAAGGATCATCGCCGGGGGGCGTCCCGACGTGATGAAGAAGGAGCATATGCACAAGCAGATCCTCGAGGTTTCCGTTGCCGATATCGTTGAAGCCCTCGATGTCCTGGGAAGGGGAGGATTTGACGTAGCGCTCTTCGGCAGCGTGATCCACGCCACCGTCGATGACTCGGAGACAGCGACAGCCGCCATCCGTTCGTCGCTCAGCGGCGCCAGTATCGCCGTCTCCAATATCACAACGGTGCGCCCTTCTCTCGAAGATGTCTTCGTATCGCTCATCGAGGCATCCTGA
- a CDS encoding efflux RND transporter periplasmic adaptor subunit, with protein sequence MIPRKKIIPLAVVTAIVVTAIVVISYVRNRDDGTMKLSGNVEVTECNIGFKVSGRIAVLKVDEGARVKEGDLLAAISSGDIKALVDQTRASLEEAQVKLQELRSGSRRQEILKARADSESLEAELVRVRKDFERAEMLYANGAISASRFDTAKSSYETRLGQLKSARQQQSLIEEGPRKEDIMAAELRVKQLAALVANTEEKLADTLLHAPISGVVFRKNVELGEIVQPGAAVLTVGDLDRPWVKVYVKEDRLGLVKLGQKARVTVDTFKNKVYDGTITFISSEAEFTPKNVQTQEERVKLVFGVKVTVENKDQELKPGMPADVRIILR encoded by the coding sequence ATGATCCCCAGGAAAAAGATCATTCCCTTGGCGGTCGTCACCGCCATAGTCGTCACCGCCATAGTCGTTATCAGCTATGTCCGCAACCGCGATGACGGGACAATGAAACTTTCGGGTAACGTTGAGGTAACGGAATGCAATATCGGCTTCAAGGTGTCCGGCAGGATCGCCGTTCTCAAGGTCGATGAAGGCGCCCGGGTAAAAGAGGGTGATCTCCTTGCCGCGATCTCAAGCGGCGACATCAAGGCGCTTGTCGACCAGACGCGCGCCTCCCTGGAAGAGGCGCAGGTGAAGCTCCAGGAACTCAGAAGCGGCTCGCGGCGTCAGGAGATATTGAAGGCCCGGGCCGATTCGGAATCCCTCGAGGCCGAGTTGGTCAGGGTACGCAAGGATTTCGAACGCGCCGAGATGCTCTATGCGAACGGGGCCATATCGGCATCACGGTTCGACACCGCAAAAAGCTCCTACGAGACGCGCCTTGGCCAGCTCAAAAGCGCCCGCCAGCAGCAGAGCCTCATCGAGGAAGGGCCGCGCAAGGAGGACATCATGGCCGCGGAGCTTCGCGTGAAACAGCTGGCGGCGCTCGTTGCAAACACGGAGGAGAAGCTCGCCGACACCCTGCTCCATGCTCCAATATCCGGCGTCGTCTTCAGAAAGAATGTCGAGCTCGGCGAGATCGTGCAGCCAGGAGCGGCCGTCCTCACCGTGGGTGATCTCGACCGTCCCTGGGTCAAGGTGTACGTCAAGGAAGACAGGCTGGGCCTCGTAAAACTGGGGCAGAAAGCAAGGGTAACCGTGGACACCTTCAAAAACAAGGTCTACGACGGAACAATCACCTTCATCTCCTCCGAGGCTGAATTCACTCCCAAGAACGTTCAGACCCAGGAGGAGAGGGTCAAGCTAGTCTTCGGGGTCAAGGTCACAGTGGAAAACAAAGATCAGGAGCTTAAACCGGGCATGCCGGCCGACGTGAGGATCATTCTCAGGTGA
- a CDS encoding ABC transporter permease: MNLNRVLAIARKEVIQIRRDPLSLALAFLMPVMLLFIFGYAITVDVDRLTTVVYDRDMSRLSRDIIRGLEASRYFSVVGYVNDPALIDRTLDEGKARVAISIPENFSRYALTGGEARIQVIVDGSDSNTATIALGYLNSALEQAARHAGLGAAIPLIDVRTRIWYNPELKSRNFIVPGLIAVIMTIVAALLTSLTIAREWERGTMEQIISTPVKPAELIVGKMAPYFAIGIIDTIISIIIVVALFGVPLKGSVLLLLFISSLFLFGGLSIGVLISIITKSQLAASQAAVVSSYLPALLLSGFMFSIVNMPVPLQAITYLIPARYFVSAIKGIFLKANTAGMLLTEMGLLALFGLIVFTVAVKKFRKRVA, from the coding sequence ATGAACCTGAACAGGGTCCTGGCGATCGCCAGGAAAGAGGTCATCCAGATTCGAAGGGACCCCCTGAGCCTTGCGCTGGCCTTTCTCATGCCCGTTATGCTCCTCTTTATCTTCGGGTACGCCATCACCGTCGACGTCGACCGGTTGACGACCGTCGTCTACGACAGGGACATGTCCAGGCTGAGCCGGGACATCATTCGCGGGCTCGAGGCATCGCGCTATTTTTCGGTGGTCGGGTATGTGAACGATCCCGCTCTGATCGACAGAACCCTCGATGAGGGAAAAGCGCGGGTGGCGATATCAATACCCGAAAACTTTTCCAGGTACGCCCTGACCGGAGGCGAGGCCCGGATACAGGTGATCGTCGACGGCAGCGATTCCAATACCGCCACCATTGCCCTCGGCTATCTCAATTCGGCGCTGGAACAGGCGGCAAGGCACGCCGGACTCGGGGCCGCGATACCCCTCATCGACGTCCGCACCCGTATCTGGTACAACCCGGAGCTGAAATCCCGCAATTTCATCGTCCCGGGGCTCATCGCAGTCATCATGACCATCGTTGCGGCCCTCCTGACGTCGCTCACCATCGCCAGGGAATGGGAGCGGGGGACAATGGAACAGATCATCTCCACGCCCGTAAAACCGGCGGAGCTTATCGTCGGAAAGATGGCCCCCTATTTCGCCATCGGGATCATCGACACCATAATATCCATCATCATCGTCGTGGCGCTCTTCGGCGTGCCCCTTAAGGGGAGTGTTCTTCTCCTTCTTTTCATATCCTCCCTCTTCCTTTTCGGCGGATTGAGCATCGGCGTCCTTATATCGATAATAACGAAATCACAACTGGCAGCAAGCCAGGCGGCGGTGGTCTCATCCTACCTGCCGGCGCTGCTTCTTTCAGGTTTCATGTTCTCCATAGTGAATATGCCCGTTCCCCTTCAGGCCATCACCTACCTGATACCGGCCCGCTATTTTGTCTCCGCCATCAAGGGCATATTTCTCAAGGCCAACACCGCCGGCATGCTTCTGACCGAGATGGGGCTCCTTGCCCTCTTCGGCCTCATTGTCTTCACCGTGGCCGTGAAGAAATTCAGGAAACGGGTGGCCTAG
- a CDS encoding ABC transporter ATP-binding protein produces the protein MDDLSAIRTGSLTKTFGDVTAVDGITMEVRKGELFGLVGPDGAGKSTLIRLLTAVMEPTSGDAWVAAHPIRKGSERIKEKIAYMPQRFGLYEDLTVMENMVFYADIFGVPRGERPERIDRLLGFSNLTPFTGRLAGQLSGGMKQKLGLACALIHTPEILFLDEPTNGVDPVSRRDFWKILYELLKEGVTIFVSTSYLDEAERCTEVGLIYEGKLLEKATPSSIKAKHGMPMIEVWCDRAREIMEVVRDDERVASVGLYGDRIHIGFKDKGDIEAVMGILSDRGCATGGYRSITPSIEDIFFAMIGDRAGKAGP, from the coding sequence ATGGATGATCTCTCCGCAATAAGGACCGGTTCTCTGACAAAGACCTTTGGTGACGTCACGGCCGTTGATGGGATCACCATGGAGGTCCGCAAGGGAGAGCTCTTCGGCCTTGTCGGCCCCGACGGAGCGGGAAAATCAACGCTCATAAGGCTCCTGACTGCCGTTATGGAACCCACGTCCGGCGACGCCTGGGTGGCGGCCCATCCCATAAGGAAGGGGTCGGAAAGGATCAAGGAAAAGATAGCCTATATGCCGCAGCGCTTCGGTCTTTACGAAGACCTGACGGTCATGGAGAACATGGTCTTTTACGCCGATATCTTCGGCGTGCCCCGGGGCGAACGCCCCGAACGCATAGACAGGCTGCTCGGCTTTTCCAACCTTACACCTTTCACCGGCAGGCTGGCCGGACAGCTTTCCGGAGGGATGAAACAAAAGCTCGGGCTGGCCTGTGCCCTCATCCACACACCGGAGATCCTTTTTCTTGATGAACCAACGAATGGCGTCGACCCCGTTTCGCGGCGCGATTTCTGGAAGATCCTTTACGAACTCCTCAAAGAGGGCGTGACGATCTTCGTCTCCACCTCCTATCTTGACGAGGCGGAGCGGTGCACTGAGGTGGGCCTCATCTACGAGGGCAAACTCCTCGAGAAAGCCACACCGTCGTCAATCAAGGCAAAACATGGCATGCCCATGATCGAGGTGTGGTGCGACAGGGCACGTGAGATCATGGAGGTTGTAAGAGACGACGAAAGGGTCGCAAGCGTCGGCCTGTACGGCGACAGGATCCACATCGGCTTCAAGGACAAGGGAGATATAGAGGCTGTGATGGGAATACTCTCTGACAGAGGCTGCGCCACCGGGGGATACCGCTCCATCACACCTTCCATTGAGGACATTTTCTTCGCAATGATCGGCGACCGTGCCGGGAAGGCGGGACCATGA
- a CDS encoding TolC family protein, giving the protein MKWMSGLIVLAVASSILFPGATPAQETPATASFNLSSLIRYAMKHNPALKMAQRNVEIEDQGLKAARAERMPRIDVTGGYSRYRYPAPLTPIVITGPPLTSVDFPDFEKNVYDGFATFSIPLFKGGRLMRGVTIAGLKRSMAQDFHTRNLHELTYNVTAVYYKLAQFDELLRACDAQVKGLQSHRRDVESSLRAGTVPMLDLLKADTELGAAMERRIQTRNSITNTTELLRSIIGMDDPGELVIVFNDMPFGNGAVMNASLEGALAARPDYKAALSKVKMFEERIASARGKRLPDIYGAGDYGGKAGDRMSFRENWSVGVRLLLPVFDFGRIDAEIDRERLEFMKAREEERALRLSIARELKEARSSIVNADERIAVSEKAVLSAKEQARIEDLRYRSGDNTSTDVINAEAALIRARADHCQARFDRHTAVAALEMAMGSTNKPADTPPGGRGSQATPAAPTRSMTEDTK; this is encoded by the coding sequence ATGAAATGGATGTCGGGACTCATCGTACTCGCCGTTGCCTCTTCCATCCTCTTCCCCGGCGCAACCCCGGCGCAGGAGACCCCGGCAACGGCTTCTTTCAACCTTTCCTCGCTCATCCGCTATGCCATGAAGCACAACCCCGCGCTCAAGATGGCACAGCGGAACGTAGAGATAGAGGACCAGGGCCTCAAGGCGGCCAGAGCGGAACGGATGCCCCGGATCGATGTTACGGGAGGTTATTCACGCTACCGCTACCCTGCCCCGCTCACACCCATCGTCATCACCGGTCCGCCCCTGACGTCCGTTGACTTTCCCGATTTCGAAAAGAATGTCTATGACGGCTTCGCCACCTTTTCCATCCCCTTGTTCAAGGGGGGGCGCCTCATGAGAGGCGTCACCATCGCGGGACTCAAGAGGTCCATGGCCCAGGACTTCCATACCCGCAATCTCCACGAGCTCACGTATAATGTTACCGCTGTCTACTACAAGCTTGCCCAGTTCGACGAACTCCTTCGTGCCTGCGATGCTCAGGTAAAGGGCCTCCAATCACATCGCCGCGACGTAGAGTCCTCTCTAAGAGCCGGTACAGTGCCGATGCTCGACCTCCTCAAGGCCGACACGGAATTGGGAGCCGCCATGGAAAGAAGGATACAGACCAGGAACAGTATCACCAACACGACGGAGCTTTTGAGATCAATTATAGGCATGGACGACCCGGGCGAACTGGTAATTGTGTTCAACGATATGCCATTCGGCAACGGCGCGGTCATGAATGCCAGCCTCGAGGGCGCCCTTGCCGCCCGGCCCGACTACAAGGCGGCATTGAGCAAGGTAAAAATGTTTGAAGAGCGCATTGCATCGGCACGGGGTAAGCGCCTGCCCGATATTTACGGCGCCGGCGATTACGGCGGAAAAGCGGGCGACAGGATGTCTTTCAGGGAAAACTGGAGCGTCGGCGTCCGCCTCCTTCTGCCCGTCTTCGATTTCGGGCGCATAGATGCGGAGATAGACCGCGAACGGTTGGAGTTCATGAAGGCCAGGGAAGAGGAGCGGGCCTTGCGCCTTTCCATAGCCAGGGAGCTCAAGGAAGCCCGGAGTTCCATCGTCAATGCCGACGAACGCATCGCCGTATCGGAAAAAGCCGTCCTTTCGGCAAAGGAACAGGCGCGGATCGAGGACCTCCGGTACAGGTCGGGAGACAACACCAGTACCGATGTCATCAACGCCGAGGCTGCTCTCATACGCGCCCGGGCAGACCACTGCCAGGCGCGCTTCGACCGCCATACAGCCGTCGCGGCCCTGGAAATGGCGATGGGCTCGACGAACAAGCCGGCGGATACACCTCCGGGCGGCAGAGGTTCGCAGGCAACTCCCGCCGCGCCGACACGATCCATGACGGAGGATACAAAATGA